The genomic region GATAGCCAAAGAACTCAATAGCCCCTCGGAGCGTTCGGTTGCCGGTATTTTGGACGCCATGGCGCTTCACCCTCAGACCCCTTTGGAGGTATTGCGAAAACTCCTCCCATCGCGTGCCGCATTGCTGGCCAGACGCGAGCCGTTGGTGCTGGAAGCGGAATTGATGGCGGGGGGGGAAGTCGATGAGCTGCTTTCGCAGAATCCCACCCTTTCGGCAGAGGGGAGGACAGTACTGATGGAACGTTTTCCCGCACTCATTGCACGCAATGCGGTGTTGTCGGGAGAGCTGTTTGAAAGGCTGCGCGAAGGGTTCGCGGCTGCGCTTGCGGCGAACCCTTCGCTGGACGACGCGATGCAAGACGCACTGGCGGCCGAGGGCGAGAATACGGTACTTCAGTCGCTTGCGGCGAACCCATCGCTCGCGCCCCGGCATGCTTCGGCGCTGATGGAGGCGGGAACGTATGGCGAGTATTTGGCGGCAAACCCTTCGTTGCCGGAGGGGCTTCTCGAAAAGCTCTACAGTTCGGACGATCCGAAGGTTCATGCCCGTCTTGCCGCCAATCCCGCAACGCCGATCGAACTTCTGTATCAGCTTTCTCTCGACCGGCGCTTCGAGAGGGCGGTCAAAACCAATCCCGCTTTCGGCAGACACATACAAACCCACAACATAGGATGGCACTGATGCGAACCCTTGATGCTTTGACGACGATGCGTTCTTTGATCGGGGCGAAAATCCCCGCTTTTTTATGGGGGGCGCCGGGAATCGGCAAATCGTCGATCATCAAACAGATTGCCAGAGAGAGGGGGGTGGAATGCATCGATCTGCGTCTTTCCCTGCTTGATCCGACCGACCTTAAGGGGATTCCCTTTTACGAACGTGATTCCCACAGTGCGATGTGGGCGCCGCCGTCGTTTCTACCCAGGGGAGGCGAGGGGATTTTGTTCCTGGATGAACTCAACTCGGCCGCCCCGGCGGTGCAGGCTTCGGCATACCAGCTGATTCTCGATCGTAAGGTGGGGGAATATACCCTCCCTGAGGGATGGGCCATTGTGGCTGCCGGAAACCGCGAAGGGGACCGCGGCGTTGTCTATCGCCTTCCCAGCCCGCTGGCGAACCGTTTCGTTCACGTCGAAATGGAAGTCAATGCAGCCGACTGGCGCGACTGGGCATTGGGAGAGGGGATCGACGCGCGGGTAACGGCTTACATCGCTTTTAAGAACGAGGCCCTTTTCGGATTCGACCCCTCGCGCAACGAACGAAGTTTCCCTACTCCCCGCAGCTGGGAGGCGGTCCATCGGATCTTGACCGCAAACCTTCCCCGTCCGCTGTGGCTTGATGCGATCGGGGGTGCGGTAGGGAACGATGCCGCCGTCGATTTTCTGGGATTTGTGCAGGTGATGGACGCCCTGCCCGATATCGACGCGATCATGGCGGGCGAAGCGGCGGAGGCTCCGCAGGAACTTTCGGCGTTGTATGCGCTCTCCTCGGCACTTGTTGGACGGGTTTTGGCATCCCCTTCGGACAAAGCCGTGTCGCATGTGCTGCAATATACATTGAGACTTAAAAACGAATTTGCCGTCCTCATCGTTCAGGATCTTCAACGCCACGGCGTGGCGATGGAGCATCTCGATGCTTTCGGGGAATGGGTTGAGGCGTACGCGTATCTGCTATGATCGATTTTTCACCCCTCAAAGCGCGATTGCTGCTTGAACACCCCTTTTTCGGGACGATCGCCGCCGGCATGGAGAGCGTTGTCAACGACAACATCGAAAGTTTCGCTTTTCGCGAAGGGCGCTTTGAATACCGCACCGGCTACGTCGAAGGATTAAACGACGCCCAGAAGCTCTTCGCGCTGAGCAACGCGGCGCTTCACGAAGCGCTTTCCCATACGCATCGGCGGGGGAACCGCAGTCCGTGGTTGTGGAATATGGCCTGTGATTACGCAATCAATGCGCTCCTGATCGACAACGGATTCGAAGCACCTCCGGCAGTGATGTATGATAAACGTTTCGGCAGCCTCAGTGCCGAAGAGATCTATGCGGAGCTCGTAACGGAATTTCTCGATCAGGAGCCAAACGACCGCGACGCGGACGAAGGGCGTGAAGGGGAGAGTGCCGATGAGAAACTTTCCCGAGCCCAACGGGAACGGCGGGTGAGTGAGGCGTTCGCCAAAAACGATCCGCTGAGCGATGCGGTGGTACGGTTTCTGGGAAAAGAGCGAAGCGGCCGGATCGACTGGCGCAGCGAATTGCGCGACGCCGTGGGCGGATATTATGTCAGCGATTTTACGCTTTTGCCTCCCAGCAAGAAACTCCTGTATGAAGGGATCTATCTGCCCGGTACCCACTCGCGGCATCTGGACATCGCGATTGCGATCGACAGTTCGGGATCGGTGGATGAGGATTTGCTTTCTGCGTTCATCGCCGAGGTCGAATCGATCCTCGAGCTGTTCGGCTCGTACAGCGTCGAGTTGCTCGTATGTGACGATTGCATCCGCTCCCATGCGCGGTTCGAAAACGGTGAAAACATCGATTACGTTTTGGCGGGGGGAGGCGGGACCGATTTTCGGCCCGTGTTCGAGCAGATCGAAGCGTGGCACGTTCAACCCCGAATGCTGCTCTATTTTACGGATCTGGACGGGACGTTTCCAGCGTATGAACCCCCTTACGAGACGTTGTGGATAGCACCTGCGGAAGCGGATGTCCCATTCGGGCGGGTGATCGTATTGAAAGGTTCTCATGACTGAAGCCGCTTTGAGTATTTTGGAACGTTCGAACCTCTTTATCACCGGGGGGGCGGGATCGGGGAAAACGACTCTCACCCGCGCGGTGATCGACGCGTATCAAAAGGAGGGGAAAAACGTCGCACGCTTAGCCTCTACGGGGATGGCGGCGACATTGATCGGGGGGCAGACGCTGCACAGTTTTTTCGATCTGGGGATTGCCAATTCCCAAGAAGAGCTTGAACGAAACGGCAAGCTCGAACCCGCCAAAAAAATCATCAAACTGATCCGTTCCATGCAGCTCATCGTTATTGACGAGATATCGATGGTGAGCGCACCGCTGCTCGATATGATCCGGCTTCGGCTGCTTCAGGCCGAGTTTGGCGGCCGCATCATCGTGGTCGGGGATTTTTTGCAGCTCCCCCCCGTGGCGAGGGGGAATGAACCGATTTACTTTGCGTTTGAATCTCCCTCCTGGGAGCGGATGGGATTTGAGACGCTTCATTTGGAGGGATCGTATCGTACCCATGAAGCGGAGTTTTTAGAGCTTTTGGAGAAAGTTCGCCATGCCCGTCTCGATGAAGCGGCATACGAGGCCCTCGAAGCGTTGGTTAAACCTCTGGTTGAAGATATGTCTACGATGACGCTGTTATTTGGAAAAAATATCAGCGCTCAGAATCATAACCGTTCCCAGCTAGAGCATTTGCATGGGGAGATGGTCGAGGTGGAGACTTACGTCACGATCCACGACAAAAAGATCCAGGACCGTGATGTGGAGCGGTTTATGATCGAAAGCCGCATCGAACCTGCTCTAAGC from Sulfuricurvum sp. IAE1 harbors:
- a CDS encoding ATP-dependent RecD-like DNA helicase, yielding MTEAALSILERSNLFITGGAGSGKTTLTRAVIDAYQKEGKNVARLASTGMAATLIGGQTLHSFFDLGIANSQEELERNGKLEPAKKIIKLIRSMQLIVIDEISMVSAPLLDMIRLRLLQAEFGGRIIVVGDFLQLPPVARGNEPIYFAFESPSWERMGFETLHLEGSYRTHEAEFLELLEKVRHARLDEAAYEALEALVKPLVEDMSTMTLLFGKNISAQNHNRSQLEHLHGEMVEVETYVTIHDKKIQDRDVERFMIESRIEPALSLKVGAPILFTRNAWNYYNGERGRITSIEEDVIWVKKEGGQSVKVERVDTIKTRWVEKANTLSEEKLITLSQFPLTLAFAITIHKSQGMSLADYVIETNEIFTPSQFYVALSRSVSAHRVTLIRPNRGWEKLCFVHPKAKWFSDSV
- a CDS encoding AAA family ATPase, whose translation is MRTLDALTTMRSLIGAKIPAFLWGAPGIGKSSIIKQIARERGVECIDLRLSLLDPTDLKGIPFYERDSHSAMWAPPSFLPRGGEGILFLDELNSAAPAVQASAYQLILDRKVGEYTLPEGWAIVAAGNREGDRGVVYRLPSPLANRFVHVEMEVNAADWRDWALGEGIDARVTAYIAFKNEALFGFDPSRNERSFPTPRSWEAVHRILTANLPRPLWLDAIGGAVGNDAAVDFLGFVQVMDALPDIDAIMAGEAAEAPQELSALYALSSALVGRVLASPSDKAVSHVLQYTLRLKNEFAVLIVQDLQRHGVAMEHLDAFGEWVEAYAYLL
- a CDS encoding VWA-like domain-containing protein, which translates into the protein MIDFSPLKARLLLEHPFFGTIAAGMESVVNDNIESFAFREGRFEYRTGYVEGLNDAQKLFALSNAALHEALSHTHRRGNRSPWLWNMACDYAINALLIDNGFEAPPAVMYDKRFGSLSAEEIYAELVTEFLDQEPNDRDADEGREGESADEKLSRAQRERRVSEAFAKNDPLSDAVVRFLGKERSGRIDWRSELRDAVGGYYVSDFTLLPPSKKLLYEGIYLPGTHSRHLDIAIAIDSSGSVDEDLLSAFIAEVESILELFGSYSVELLVCDDCIRSHARFENGENIDYVLAGGGGTDFRPVFEQIEAWHVQPRMLLYFTDLDGTFPAYEPPYETLWIAPAEADVPFGRVIVLKGSHD